The Pseudomonas sp. R4-35-07 genome contains a region encoding:
- the bluB gene encoding 5,6-dimethylbenzimidazole synthase encodes MSDNAFPEAERQAVYRAIAERRDMRHFSGGSVAPELLQRLLQAAHQAPSVGLMQPWRFIRISDRQLRGRIQQLVEAERLRTAEALGERSDDFMKLKVEGIHDCAEVLVAALMDDRERHIFGRRTLPEMDMASLSCAIQNLWLAARVEGLGMGWVSLFEPQALADLLGLPAGAKPLAVLCLGPVAEFYPAPMLQLEGWAEPRPLSDMLYENLWGVSR; translated from the coding sequence ATGAGCGACAACGCCTTCCCCGAGGCCGAGCGCCAAGCCGTCTACCGCGCCATCGCCGAACGCCGCGACATGCGCCACTTCAGCGGTGGCAGCGTCGCGCCTGAGTTATTGCAGCGCCTGCTCCAGGCTGCCCACCAGGCACCCAGCGTCGGCCTGATGCAACCGTGGCGCTTTATCCGTATCAGCGACCGTCAATTAAGAGGGCGCATTCAGCAACTGGTCGAAGCAGAACGCCTGCGCACCGCCGAGGCCCTGGGCGAGCGCTCCGATGACTTCATGAAGCTCAAGGTCGAAGGCATCCACGACTGCGCCGAAGTGCTGGTGGCAGCGCTGATGGACGATCGCGAGCGGCACATCTTCGGCCGTCGCACCTTGCCGGAAATGGACATGGCGTCGTTGTCCTGCGCGATCCAGAACCTGTGGCTGGCGGCCCGCGTCGAGGGGTTGGGCATGGGCTGGGTGTCGCTGTTCGAACCCCAGGCCCTGGCTGACCTGCTGGGTTTGCCGGCGGGCGCCAAACCCCTGGCGGTGCTGTGCCTGGGGCCGGTCGCCGAGTTCTATCCGGCACCGATGTTGCAGCTCGAAGGCTGGGCCGAGCCGCGGCCATTGAGTGACATGCTGTACGAAAACCTGTGGGGAGTGAGTCGATGA
- a CDS encoding cobyrinate a,c-diamide synthase gives MNQPRHCPAVLIAAPASGQGKTTVTAALARLHRNLGRTVRVFKCGPDFLDPMIHERASGAPVYQLDMWMVGEQESRRLLWEAAGEADLILIEGVMGLFDGTPSSADLARHFGVPVLAVIDGTAMAQTFGALALGLARYQPDLPFAGVLANRVGTLRHAQLLEGSLTEGLRWYGALSRETGIELPSRHLGLVQASELNDLDLRLDAAAQALGSSCEVAVPPPVTFAAPQVITAEPLLAGVRIAVARDEAFAFTYGASLDLLRAMGAELRFFSPIHDGALPEADSLYLPGGYPELHHRALSQNTPMLAAIRAHHAAGKPLLAECGGMLYLLDSLTDVDGNRAELLGLLQGDAVMQKKLAALALQSVELPEGTLRGHTYHHSLTSTACEPIARGMSPNGGRGAEAVYRQGRMTASYVHFYFPSNPEAVAALFVPGPDTAIGSKPPPTGGCIPQVGGGLPPMTP, from the coding sequence TTGAATCAGCCCCGTCATTGCCCGGCCGTCTTGATCGCCGCACCGGCGTCCGGCCAGGGCAAAACCACCGTCACCGCAGCGTTGGCGCGTTTGCACCGCAACCTGGGGCGCACGGTACGCGTATTCAAATGCGGGCCGGATTTCCTTGACCCGATGATTCACGAGCGCGCCAGCGGCGCGCCGGTGTATCAATTGGATATGTGGATGGTGGGCGAGCAGGAAAGTCGCCGTTTGTTGTGGGAAGCAGCGGGGGAGGCCGACCTGATCCTGATCGAAGGCGTAATGGGCCTGTTCGACGGCACCCCGTCCAGCGCCGACCTGGCGCGGCATTTCGGCGTGCCGGTGCTGGCAGTGATCGACGGCACGGCCATGGCGCAGACCTTTGGCGCCCTCGCGTTGGGCCTGGCGCGCTACCAGCCGGACCTGCCATTCGCCGGCGTACTCGCCAACCGCGTCGGCACGCTGCGCCATGCGCAGTTGCTGGAAGGCAGCCTCACCGAGGGATTGCGCTGGTACGGCGCGCTGTCGCGTGAAACCGGTATCGAATTGCCCAGCCGTCACCTGGGCCTGGTGCAAGCCAGCGAACTCAATGACCTCGACCTGCGTCTGGACGCCGCCGCCCAAGCGTTGGGCAGCAGTTGCGAAGTCGCCGTGCCGCCACCGGTGACATTTGCCGCGCCGCAGGTGATCACCGCCGAGCCGTTGCTCGCCGGGGTACGCATTGCGGTGGCCCGTGACGAAGCCTTCGCGTTTACCTACGGTGCCAGCCTCGACTTGTTGCGCGCGATGGGCGCCGAGTTGCGTTTCTTTTCACCGATCCATGACGGCGCATTGCCTGAAGCCGACAGCCTCTATCTACCCGGCGGTTACCCGGAGCTGCATCACCGGGCCCTGTCGCAAAACACACCGATGCTCGCCGCCATCCGCGCTCATCATGCAGCCGGCAAGCCCTTGCTCGCCGAATGCGGCGGCATGCTGTACCTGCTGGACTCGCTTACCGATGTCGACGGCAACCGCGCCGAACTGCTCGGCCTGCTGCAGGGCGATGCAGTGATGCAAAAGAAATTGGCAGCGCTGGCGCTGCAAAGCGTCGAGTTGCCCGAAGGCACATTGCGCGGGCACACCTATCACCATTCCCTGACCAGCACCGCATGCGAGCCGATCGCCCGTGGCATGAGCCCCAATGGTGGGCGTGGGGCTGAGGCGGTGTATCGGCAGGGGCGGATGACCGCGTCCTATGTACACTTTTACTTTCCGTCGAACCCGGAGGCGGTGGCCGCACTTTTTGTGCCAGGCCCTGACACCGCTATCGGGAGCAAGCCCCCTCCCACAGGGGGGTGCATTCCACAGGTGGGAGGGGGCTTGCCCCCGATGACGCCATGA
- the cobO gene encoding cob(I)yrinic acid a,c-diamide adenosyltransferase produces the protein MTDTPDRDERHLARMLRKKAVIDERIANSPNECGLLLVLTGNGKGKSSSAFGMLARAMGHGMQCGVVQFIKGRNSTGEELFFRRFPEQVRFHVMGEGFTWETQDRQRDIAAAEAAWAVSRAMLNDPSIGLVVLDELNIALKHGYLDLDQVLGDLQARPPMQHVVVTGRGAKPELIEMGDTVTEMGMLKHAFQAGIKAQKGVEL, from the coding sequence ATGACCGATACCCCCGACCGCGACGAACGCCACCTGGCGCGCATGCTGCGCAAAAAAGCCGTGATCGATGAACGCATCGCCAACTCGCCCAATGAATGCGGTTTGCTGCTGGTGCTGACCGGCAACGGCAAGGGCAAAAGCAGTTCGGCCTTCGGCATGTTGGCCCGGGCCATGGGGCATGGCATGCAGTGCGGCGTGGTGCAGTTCATCAAGGGGCGCAACAGTACCGGCGAAGAGTTGTTTTTCCGCCGCTTCCCCGAGCAGGTCCGCTTTCACGTGATGGGCGAAGGCTTCACCTGGGAAACCCAGGATCGCCAGCGCGATATCGCCGCCGCCGAAGCGGCCTGGGCGGTATCCCGGGCGATGCTCAATGACCCTTCTATCGGCCTGGTCGTGCTCGACGAACTGAACATTGCCCTCAAGCACGGCTACCTTGACCTCGACCAGGTGCTCGGCGACCTGCAGGCGCGCCCGCCGATGCAGCACGTGGTGGTCACCGGCCGTGGCGCCAAGCCTGAGCTGATCGAAATGGGTGACACCGTCACCGAAATGGGCATGCTCAAGCACGCGTTCCAGGCCGGTATCAAGGCACAGAAAGGCGTCGAACTTTGA
- a CDS encoding sorbosone dehydrogenase family protein: MHKTRLALLIMLAGTLAACGESSTLQVADGTGPSPRLPEPNKTLIPTVNIAPAVGWPDGAKPTAAAGTQVAAFAEGLEHPRWLYVLPNGDILVAETNAPPKPDDAKGVRGWVMEKVMGRAGAGVPSPNRITLLRDADHDGVAETRTVFLENLNSPFGMALVGNDLYVADSDKLLRFPYQAGETAIKAAATKVVDLPGGSLNHHWTKNVIASQDGSKLYVSVGSNSNVGENGLEAEEGRAAIWEVDRATGQHRIFASGLRNPNGMAWEPQSGKLWTAVNERDEIGSDLVPDYITSVKDGAFYGWPFSYYGQHVDVRVTPQNPQLVAKAIAPDYAVGPHTASLGLTFAQGNTLPAQFSNGAFIGQHGSWNRKPHSGYKVIFVPFEGGQPKGKPVDVLTGFLDKDENAMGRPVGVVIDQQGDLLVADDVGNKVWRVSAVK, from the coding sequence ATGCACAAAACCAGACTCGCCCTACTGATCATGCTCGCCGGCACCCTCGCCGCCTGCGGAGAAAGCTCTACCCTGCAGGTAGCCGATGGCACCGGGCCCTCGCCCAGGTTGCCGGAACCGAACAAGACGCTGATCCCCACCGTGAACATCGCGCCGGCTGTCGGTTGGCCCGACGGCGCCAAGCCGACGGCCGCTGCCGGCACCCAAGTGGCCGCATTCGCCGAAGGCCTGGAGCATCCGCGCTGGCTGTATGTGTTGCCCAACGGCGACATTCTGGTGGCCGAGACCAATGCTCCGCCCAAGCCCGATGACGCCAAAGGCGTGCGCGGCTGGGTCATGGAGAAAGTCATGGGCCGCGCGGGCGCAGGTGTGCCGAGCCCGAACCGCATCACCCTGCTGCGCGACGCCGATCACGACGGCGTCGCCGAAACGCGCACGGTGTTCCTGGAAAACCTCAACTCGCCCTTCGGCATGGCTCTGGTCGGCAACGACCTGTACGTGGCGGACTCGGATAAGTTGCTGCGTTTCCCCTATCAAGCTGGGGAGACCGCGATCAAGGCGGCCGCCACCAAAGTCGTCGATTTGCCGGGTGGCAGCCTCAACCATCACTGGACTAAAAACGTGATCGCCAGCCAGGATGGCAGCAAGCTGTACGTCAGCGTCGGCTCCAACAGCAACGTCGGCGAGAATGGCCTGGAAGCCGAAGAAGGTCGGGCGGCGATCTGGGAAGTGGACCGCGCCACGGGCCAGCATCGTATTTTCGCCTCCGGCCTGCGCAACCCCAATGGCATGGCGTGGGAGCCGCAGAGCGGCAAATTGTGGACGGCGGTGAACGAGCGCGATGAAATCGGCAGTGACCTGGTGCCGGACTACATCACCTCGGTCAAGGACGGCGCGTTCTATGGCTGGCCGTTCAGCTATTACGGGCAGCATGTGGATGTGCGCGTCACCCCGCAGAACCCGCAACTGGTTGCCAAGGCCATTGCGCCGGACTATGCGGTCGGCCCGCATACCGCGTCGCTGGGGCTGACCTTCGCCCAGGGCAACACACTCCCGGCGCAGTTCAGCAACGGTGCGTTCATCGGCCAGCATGGTTCGTGGAACCGCAAGCCGCACAGTGGCTATAAGGTGATCTTCGTGCCGTTCGAGGGCGGGCAGCCGAAAGGCAAGCCGGTGGATGTGCTGACCGGGTTCCTCGATAAAGATGAGAACGCCATGGGCCGGCCGGTGGGCGTGGTGATCGATCAGCAAGGGGATTTGCTGGTGGCCGATGATGTGGGGAATAAGGTGTGGCGGGTGTCTGCGGTCAAGTAG
- a CDS encoding C40 family peptidase gives MSTSARLFLLVCAALLSACASRPPPPAPVAVKPKPVFNYSTQNFSPAAEDVLFRALGLVGTPYRWGGNTPDSGFDCSGLIGFVYRDAAGITLPRTTRELIVMRAQDVSEQNLQTGDLLFFATGGGSRVSHAGIYVGEGRFVHAPQTGGTVKLDTLSKAYWQNAYLSAKRVLPANLARNP, from the coding sequence ATGTCGACCTCGGCCCGCCTCTTTCTTCTCGTTTGCGCCGCACTCCTGAGCGCCTGCGCAAGCCGTCCACCGCCGCCTGCTCCTGTAGCCGTCAAGCCTAAGCCGGTGTTCAACTATTCCACCCAGAATTTCTCGCCGGCCGCCGAAGACGTGCTCTTTCGCGCGCTGGGCCTGGTGGGCACGCCGTATCGCTGGGGCGGCAACACGCCGGACTCGGGCTTTGATTGCAGCGGCCTGATTGGCTTTGTCTACCGCGATGCGGCCGGTATCACCTTGCCGCGCACTACCCGCGAGTTGATCGTGATGCGTGCCCAGGACGTCAGCGAGCAGAACCTGCAAACTGGTGACCTGCTGTTCTTCGCCACCGGTGGTGGTTCGCGGGTGAGCCACGCCGGCATCTACGTGGGTGAGGGCCGTTTTGTGCACGCTCCGCAGACTGGCGGTACGGTGAAGCTGGATACGTTGTCGAAGGCGTATTGGCAGAATGCTTACCTGAGTGCCAAGCGCGTACTGCCGGCAAACTTGGCGCGCAATCCCTGA
- a CDS encoding C40 family peptidase: MLNRFAPLVPLALVTLLFGCASHPQQVAEQPKPQVQNQAKFVAAQSASVYEEELATEKELADFSGSKPYQLPVLADSILERGMSLIGTRYRFGGTSEAGFDCSGFIGYLFREEAGMNLPRSTREMINVKAPLVARNNLKPGDLLFFSTAGRGRVSHAGIYLGDNQFIHSSSRRSGGVRVDNLGDSYWSKTFIEAKRALAMAPSTVTASK; encoded by the coding sequence ATGCTAAATCGCTTCGCACCCCTCGTGCCTCTCGCACTCGTTACCCTGTTGTTTGGTTGCGCCTCCCACCCTCAGCAGGTGGCAGAACAGCCCAAACCACAGGTTCAAAATCAGGCTAAATTCGTTGCTGCACAGTCTGCTTCTGTTTATGAAGAAGAGCTGGCAACCGAAAAAGAGCTGGCCGACTTCTCCGGCAGCAAGCCTTATCAGCTTCCCGTTCTGGCCGACAGCATTCTCGAACGCGGCATGTCCCTGATCGGTACCCGCTACCGTTTCGGCGGCACCTCTGAAGCCGGTTTCGATTGCAGCGGTTTTATCGGCTACCTGTTTCGTGAAGAAGCCGGCATGAATCTGCCGCGCTCCACCCGCGAAATGATCAACGTGAAAGCACCGTTGGTCGCACGCAACAACCTCAAGCCCGGTGATCTGCTTTTCTTTAGTACAGCCGGTCGCGGCCGTGTCAGCCACGCTGGTATCTACTTGGGCGATAACCAGTTTATCCACTCCAGCAGCCGTCGTAGCGGTGGGGTGCGGGTCGATAACTTGGGTGACAGCTACTGGAGCAAAACCTTCATCGAAGCCAAGCGTGCACTCGCCATGGCCCCGTCTACGGTTACCGCCAGTAAGTAA
- the hda gene encoding DnaA regulatory inactivator Hda translates to MKPIQLPLGVRLRDDATFINYYPGANAAALGYVERLCEADAGWTESLIYLWGKHGVGRTHLLQAACLRFEQMGEPAVYLPLAELMDHGVGIFDNLEQYELVCLDDLQAIAGKADWEEALFHLFNRLRDSGRRLLIAASTSPRELPVKLADLKSRLTLALIFQMRPLSDEDKLRALQLRASRRGLHLTDEVGHFILTRGTRSMSALFELLEQLDQASLQAQRKLTIPFLKETLGW, encoded by the coding sequence ATGAAACCGATTCAGCTGCCCCTAGGTGTGCGTCTGCGTGACGACGCTACCTTTATCAACTACTACCCAGGCGCCAATGCCGCTGCACTCGGCTATGTCGAGCGCCTCTGCGAAGCCGACGCCGGGTGGACTGAAAGCCTGATCTATCTGTGGGGCAAGCATGGCGTCGGGCGTACCCACTTGCTGCAGGCCGCGTGCCTGCGTTTCGAGCAGATGGGCGAGCCGGCGGTTTACCTGCCGTTGGCTGAGCTGATGGACCATGGTGTGGGGATCTTCGACAACCTCGAACAGTACGAACTGGTGTGTCTGGACGATTTGCAGGCGATTGCGGGCAAGGCGGACTGGGAAGAGGCGCTGTTTCATCTGTTCAACCGCTTGCGCGACAGTGGCCGCCGCCTGTTGATCGCCGCGTCCACGTCGCCGCGTGAACTGCCGGTGAAGCTGGCCGACCTCAAGTCGCGGCTGACGCTGGCGTTGATCTTCCAGATGCGGCCCTTGTCCGACGAAGACAAACTCCGTGCCCTGCAACTGCGCGCCTCGCGTCGCGGCCTGCACCTGACCGACGAGGTCGGGCACTTCATCCTCACCCGTGGCACGCGCAGCATGAGCGCGTTGTTCGAGTTGCTCGAACAGCTCGATCAGGCCTCGCTGCAGGCCCAGCGCAAGCTCACCATTCCCTTCCTCAAGGAAACCCTAGGCTGGTAG
- a CDS encoding AI-2E family transporter, with protein sequence MADTRRWVWLGGIVLLCVFVFLLHSILTPFLVALLLAYLFDPVVDRLEKAGLSRTWGVIAVFALFTLIITALVLVLVPMLAKQLYRLYELAPQMLDWLQHTAMPWAQAKLGLSDGFWKFDKVKAAISEHMDKTTDIVSMVLSQATASSLALIGWLTNLVLIPVVAFYLLRDWDIMMAKIRSLLPRDREERIVSLAGECHEVLGAFVRGQLLVMLALGIIYAAGLMAIGLELGLLIGLIAGLAAIVPYMGFVIGIGAALVAGLFQFGGDLYPMLGIVAVFMVGQALEGMVLTPLLVGDRIGLHPVAVIFAILAGGELFGFTGILLALPVAAVIMVLVRHVHDVYKDSDVYTGVEDPDL encoded by the coding sequence ATGGCGGATACGCGTCGTTGGGTGTGGCTTGGCGGGATTGTCCTGCTGTGCGTTTTTGTGTTCTTGCTGCATTCGATCCTGACGCCATTTCTGGTGGCGTTGCTGCTCGCCTATCTGTTCGATCCGGTGGTGGATCGCCTGGAGAAGGCCGGCCTGTCGCGAACCTGGGGTGTGATCGCGGTGTTTGCCTTGTTTACCCTGATCATCACCGCACTGGTGCTGGTGCTGGTGCCGATGCTGGCCAAGCAACTGTATCGACTTTACGAACTGGCGCCGCAGATGCTCGACTGGTTGCAGCACACGGCGATGCCATGGGCCCAGGCCAAGCTTGGGCTGTCGGACGGGTTCTGGAAGTTCGACAAGGTCAAGGCGGCAATCAGTGAACACATGGACAAGACCACCGATATCGTCAGTATGGTGCTCAGCCAGGCAACCGCTTCCAGCCTTGCGCTGATCGGCTGGCTGACCAACCTGGTGCTGATCCCGGTGGTGGCGTTTTACCTGCTGCGGGACTGGGACATCATGATGGCCAAGATCCGCAGCCTGCTGCCGCGCGACCGCGAGGAGCGCATCGTGTCCCTGGCGGGCGAGTGCCATGAGGTACTGGGGGCGTTCGTGCGCGGGCAACTGCTGGTGATGCTGGCGCTGGGCATCATTTATGCCGCCGGCTTGATGGCGATCGGCCTTGAGCTGGGCCTGTTGATCGGCCTGATCGCCGGCCTGGCCGCGATCGTGCCCTACATGGGCTTCGTGATCGGGATCGGCGCGGCGCTGGTGGCGGGGCTGTTCCAGTTTGGCGGCGACCTGTATCCGATGCTGGGCATCGTCGCGGTGTTCATGGTCGGCCAGGCGCTGGAAGGCATGGTATTGACCCCGCTGCTGGTGGGGGACCGCATCGGCCTGCATCCCGTGGCGGTGATCTTTGCGATCCTGGCGGGCGGTGAGCTATTCGGCTTTACCGGCATCCTGCTGGCGCTGCCGGTGGCGGCGGTGATCATGGTGCTGGTGCGGCATGTTCACGATGTGTACAAGGATTCGGATGTGTACACGGGCGTTGAAGATCCCGATCTGTAA